A window from Deltaproteobacteria bacterium encodes these proteins:
- a CDS encoding AAA family ATPase, whose amino-acid sequence MSSTAVMTDPATMWAQACETVRARVGDRNFAAWIVPLRCTWLEDEITLEAPDRLTRELVARHFAGVIADAVAAVAGHRCSLRLDLPAPPPSLPIRATPPLPDHTFDTFVVGESNTRAFDAARALARQETAAPVFLHGPAGVGKTHLLHAIAHALEARRLAVACLPAARLIEELVAAIGEHRQEAFWRELRALDVLLLDDVHSLAGREQMQEELIDGLAAWAADGRPLALTSDRAPDEMPEFAARVREGFRNGVIAGIEPPEPRLCLELVHYKARALGLVLDAGLAARLAATVSGNVRRLEGALRSLLAHAHLRGRAIDAALALEILPALQRIPAAPPALDRIVEATARAFGVAARSLRGRSRRRELVLPRHVAMYLARKLCQWSAAELAREFGRNHTTVLNGCRSVAAKLGVDRKLAALLAEIERRLASDRL is encoded by the coding sequence ATGAGCAGCACAGCGGTCATGACGGACCCGGCGACGATGTGGGCGCAGGCGTGTGAGACCGTGCGCGCTCGCGTTGGCGACCGGAACTTCGCCGCGTGGATCGTGCCGCTGCGCTGCACCTGGCTCGAAGACGAGATCACCCTCGAGGCGCCCGACCGCCTGACGCGCGAGCTCGTGGCACGACACTTCGCCGGGGTGATCGCCGACGCGGTCGCCGCCGTCGCCGGCCACCGGTGTTCGCTTCGACTCGATCTGCCGGCGCCGCCACCGTCGCTGCCGATCCGGGCGACGCCGCCGCTGCCCGATCACACCTTCGACACGTTCGTGGTCGGGGAGAGCAACACGCGTGCCTTCGACGCGGCCCGCGCGCTCGCCCGGCAGGAGACCGCGGCGCCCGTCTTCCTCCACGGGCCGGCAGGCGTCGGGAAGACACACCTCCTCCACGCGATCGCGCACGCACTCGAGGCCCGGAGACTCGCGGTGGCCTGCCTGCCGGCGGCGAGGCTGATCGAGGAGCTGGTCGCCGCCATCGGCGAGCATCGCCAGGAGGCCTTCTGGCGGGAGCTGCGGGCGCTCGACGTCCTCCTGCTCGATGACGTCCACTCGCTCGCCGGCCGGGAGCAGATGCAGGAGGAGCTGATCGACGGGCTCGCGGCGTGGGCCGCGGACGGGCGTCCCCTGGCGCTCACGTCGGATCGGGCGCCCGATGAGATGCCCGAGTTCGCGGCACGGGTCCGCGAAGGCTTCCGGAACGGGGTGATCGCCGGCATCGAACCGCCCGAGCCACGGCTCTGCCTCGAGCTGGTGCACTACAAGGCTCGAGCGCTCGGGCTCGTCCTCGACGCGGGACTCGCCGCCAGGCTCGCCGCCACCGTCTCCGGCAACGTGCGCCGGCTCGAAGGCGCGCTCCGCAGCCTGCTGGCCCACGCGCATCTGCGCGGTCGTGCGATCGACGCGGCGCTGGCGCTCGAGATCCTCCCTGCCCTCCAGCGGATCCCCGCCGCGCCCCCCGCCCTCGATCGGATCGTCGAGGCGACGGCGCGCGCCTTCGGCGTGGCAGCGCGCAGCCTCCGTGGACGCAGCCGCCGGCGGGAACTCGTACTCCCGCGGCACGTCGCGATGTACCTGGCGCGGAAGCTCTGCCAGTGGTCGGCCGCCGAGCTCGCCCGGGAATTCGGGCGCAATCACACGACCGTCCTGAACGGGTGCCGGTCGGTCGCGGCCAAGCTCGGGGTGGATCGTAAGCTCGCCGCCCTCCTCGCCGAGATCGAGCGCCGCCTCGCCAGTGACCGGCTCTGA
- the pfkA gene encoding 6-phosphofructokinase — MRRIGILTSGGDAPGMNAAIRAAVRHALGKGLEVIGIRRGYAGLLAGEMRALTRAEVANIIQRGGTVLGTSRCEEFLDPKGRARAAAVLQGAGIEGLIVIGGDGTFRGATLLAAEHGVWVAGVPGTIDNDVYGTDFTIGFDTAINTALEAIDRIRDTAASHERLFLVEVMGRTSGDIALGVGVAGGAEDVLIPEIPTDLIALGHELRQSWQRGKRSSIIVVAESGEQGRVFRIADEVRELTGLEPRVCVLGHIQRGGTPTARDRILASRLGAAAVDVLLDGGGMMAGEVCGKVTRVPLADAWQKRRDVRVDLLAVARDLA; from the coding sequence ATGCGCCGAATCGGCATCCTGACGAGCGGCGGCGACGCGCCCGGCATGAACGCCGCCATCCGCGCCGCCGTCCGCCACGCCCTCGGCAAGGGACTCGAGGTGATCGGCATCCGCCGGGGATACGCCGGACTCCTGGCCGGCGAGATGCGCGCGCTCACCCGCGCGGAGGTGGCCAACATCATCCAGCGCGGAGGCACCGTGCTCGGCACCTCGCGCTGCGAGGAGTTCCTCGATCCCAAGGGGCGCGCCCGCGCGGCCGCCGTCCTGCAGGGTGCGGGAATCGAAGGGCTGATCGTCATCGGCGGGGACGGGACGTTTCGCGGCGCCACGCTGCTCGCCGCCGAGCATGGGGTGTGGGTGGCGGGCGTGCCCGGGACGATCGACAACGACGTCTACGGGACCGATTTCACGATCGGCTTCGACACGGCGATCAACACCGCCCTCGAGGCGATCGACCGCATCCGCGACACCGCCGCCTCCCACGAGCGGCTCTTCCTGGTGGAGGTGATGGGCCGCACGAGCGGCGACATCGCGCTCGGCGTGGGCGTGGCGGGCGGCGCCGAGGACGTCCTCATCCCCGAGATCCCCACCGACCTCATTGCGCTCGGGCACGAGCTGCGCCAGAGCTGGCAGCGCGGCAAGCGGTCGAGCATCATCGTGGTGGCAGAGAGCGGGGAGCAGGGCCGGGTGTTTCGCATCGCCGACGAGGTCCGCGAGCTCACGGGGCTCGAGCCGCGCGTGTGCGTGCTCGGGCACATCCAGCGCGGTGGAACGCCGACGGCGCGCGACCGGATCCTCGCCAGCCGGCTCGGCGCCGCAGCCGTGGACGTGCTGCTCGACGGCGGCGGCATGATGGCCGGGGAGGTGTGCGGCAAGGTGACGCGGGTGCCCCTGGCGGACGCCTGGCAGAAGCGTCGTGACGTGCGCGTCGACCTCCTGGCCGTGGCGCGCGATCTCGCGTGA
- a CDS encoding PTS sugar transporter subunit IIA, whose protein sequence is MSSAAEGGPVSFVARLRPELIHVAPPWRTFGETVHGLVESLVAAGTLDRGASEPAVRAVIAREQEASTALLDIGVGVPHARLVGLGQAVVALAVSRAGLYEPVPTVAVATVALVLSPPSATADHLHILTEIATLLRSADLRAALLAAPDARAALAALGTHARSLPSR, encoded by the coding sequence ATCTCTTCCGCCGCTGAGGGCGGTCCCGTGAGCTTTGTCGCCCGGCTGCGTCCCGAGCTGATCCACGTCGCGCCTCCGTGGCGGACGTTCGGGGAGACCGTGCACGGACTCGTGGAGAGCCTGGTCGCCGCCGGCACGCTCGACCGTGGGGCGAGCGAGCCTGCCGTGCGTGCCGTCATCGCGCGCGAGCAGGAGGCGTCGACGGCGCTCCTCGACATCGGGGTGGGCGTGCCGCATGCGCGCCTCGTGGGTCTCGGGCAGGCCGTGGTCGCGCTCGCGGTCTCGCGTGCCGGCCTCTACGAGCCGGTCCCCACGGTGGCGGTCGCAACCGTCGCGCTCGTGCTCTCACCGCCCAGCGCCACGGCCGACCACCTGCACATCCTGACCGAGATCGCCACGCTCCTGCGCTCGGCCGACCTGCGCGCGGCGCTGCTGGCAGCTCCGGATGCGCGTGCCGCGCTCGCAGCACTCGGCACGCACGCCCGCTCGCTCCCCAGCCGCTAG
- a CDS encoding sodium:calcium antiporter — MRSALWLAGALALPAAWFAAHFTGAVDGPVQIAFASGAAIFGAGFLLSWTAEVAQLDVPRALALAVLALIAVLPEYAVDVYFAWRAGQDPAYTAYATANMTGGNRLLIGVGWAASVLTIWLRHRRRGISLPREQAVEINYLALATAYSFLIPLKGTLSILDTVVLLAVFLAYMLAAGRSHHEEPTLEGPSELIARTGKIGRRAATLGIMALAGGAIFTAAEPFAESLLAVGRQFHIEEFLLVQWLAPLVSESPEFIVAVLFALRGAAAASIGTLTSSTVNQWTLLVGALPAAFALSHGDLTPMVLDRRQREEILLTSAQSIFALVVISNFRFTRGEALVLFALFVPQLFLTSPLARWTHSILYLLLAAGIVCFSRTARAGVRDLLPRPRLRRRPR; from the coding sequence ATGCGGTCGGCGCTCTGGCTGGCCGGCGCGCTCGCATTGCCGGCGGCGTGGTTCGCGGCGCACTTCACGGGCGCCGTTGACGGGCCGGTCCAGATCGCCTTCGCCTCGGGCGCCGCGATCTTCGGCGCCGGCTTCCTCCTCTCGTGGACCGCGGAGGTGGCGCAGCTCGACGTGCCGCGCGCCCTGGCGCTCGCCGTCCTCGCGCTGATCGCGGTGCTCCCCGAGTACGCCGTCGACGTCTACTTCGCCTGGCGGGCGGGGCAGGATCCCGCCTACACGGCGTACGCGACGGCCAACATGACGGGCGGCAACCGCCTGCTCATCGGCGTGGGCTGGGCGGCCTCCGTCCTCACCATCTGGCTCCGCCACCGGCGGCGCGGCATCTCGCTGCCGCGGGAGCAGGCGGTCGAGATCAACTACCTGGCGCTCGCGACCGCCTACTCGTTCCTGATTCCGCTCAAGGGGACGCTCAGCATCCTCGACACGGTGGTGCTCCTCGCCGTGTTCCTCGCCTACATGCTCGCGGCCGGCCGCTCGCATCACGAGGAGCCGACCCTCGAGGGGCCCTCCGAGCTGATCGCGCGCACCGGGAAGATCGGCCGGCGCGCGGCGACGCTCGGCATCATGGCGCTCGCCGGCGGCGCGATCTTCACCGCCGCCGAGCCGTTCGCCGAGAGCCTGCTCGCGGTCGGGCGCCAGTTCCACATCGAGGAGTTCCTCCTCGTGCAGTGGCTCGCCCCGCTCGTCTCGGAATCGCCCGAATTCATCGTTGCGGTGCTGTTCGCGCTGCGCGGCGCGGCAGCGGCGAGCATCGGCACGCTCACCTCCTCGACGGTGAACCAGTGGACGCTGCTGGTCGGCGCGCTGCCGGCGGCCTTCGCCCTGTCGCACGGCGACCTCACCCCCATGGTCCTCGACCGGCGCCAGCGCGAGGAGATCCTCCTCACCTCCGCCCAGTCGATCTTCGCGCTGGTGGTCATCTCGAACTTCCGCTTCACCCGGGGGGAAGCGCTCGTGCTGTTCGCGCTCTTCGTGCCGCAGCTCTTCCTGACCTCGCCGCTGGCGCGCTGGACGCACTCGATCCTCTACCTGCTGCTCGCGGCGGGGATCGTGTGCTTCAGCCGAACGGCACGCGCCGGCGTGCGCGACCTCCTCCCGCGGCCGCGGCTCCGGCGCCGTCCCCGATAG
- a CDS encoding DUF4912 domain-containing protein — protein MRYGPARRYCPPFAGVSPRRRRSARIAARMDSSAGAAAPRGTRSNTSALGAAGLVTPASALMAPTGFASSRAARRSLPQRVFRGSIPAAMIGRAVGAGWNLVGEWLGSACGLVTRIREHTDPLVRVLGLGPGRSHPPTPPVSQPPSPRPEEQAREAKYYLGTERLAVPAPSPRATVPVTLVDREPGDLPRAYGRDRLVLLVRDPWWLFAYWELTPTSRIETLRNLGAEAEGAVEVLRVYDVTFIDFTGDNAWTSIDIEPTPGAESWYINVWKPAASYCAEIGVRTRAGGFVPIMRSNTVTTSRPQPSPDTTVRWVVLRPRGLTVEGGESWDGARVEHPGRSDGHSPAPPGSSDLHAPRPPAR, from the coding sequence ATGCGATACGGCCCGGCCAGGCGGTACTGCCCGCCGTTCGCCGGGGTGAGCCCCAGGCGGCGGCGGTCGGCCCGGATCGCGGCGCGGATGGACTCGTCGGCAGGTGCCGCGGCACCGCGCGGAACGCGCAGCAACACGAGCGCCTTGGGGGCCGCCGGGCTCGTCACGCCGGCCTCAGCTTTGATGGCCCCGACCGGTTTTGCAAGCTCTCGCGCCGCGCGGCGCTCATTGCCGCAACGCGTCTTCCGCGGTAGCATCCCCGCCGCGATGATCGGCAGGGCAGTGGGGGCCGGTTGGAACCTCGTCGGCGAATGGCTCGGTTCCGCCTGCGGCCTAGTGACGCGCATTCGAGAGCACACCGACCCACTCGTGCGTGTCCTCGGGCTGGGCCCCGGGCGATCCCATCCCCCGACCCCTCCCGTCTCGCAACCACCGTCGCCGAGGCCCGAGGAGCAAGCCAGGGAGGCGAAGTATTACCTCGGCACCGAGCGGCTCGCGGTGCCGGCGCCCTCGCCGCGGGCAACCGTCCCCGTCACCCTCGTCGACCGGGAACCCGGAGACCTCCCGCGCGCCTATGGGCGCGACCGCCTCGTGCTGCTCGTGCGCGATCCGTGGTGGCTGTTCGCCTACTGGGAGCTCACGCCGACCAGCCGTATCGAGACGCTGCGCAACCTCGGCGCCGAGGCCGAAGGCGCGGTCGAGGTTTTGCGTGTCTACGACGTGACCTTCATCGACTTCACCGGTGACAACGCCTGGACCTCGATCGACATCGAGCCGACGCCCGGAGCCGAGAGCTGGTACATCAACGTCTGGAAGCCCGCGGCGTCGTACTGCGCCGAGATAGGTGTTCGGACGCGGGCGGGAGGGTTCGTTCCGATCATGCGTTCGAACACGGTGACGACCTCCCGACCGCAGCCGTCACCCGATACCACGGTGCGCTGGGTCGTGCTGCGTCCGCGCGGGCTCACGGTCGAGGGTGGCGAGAGCTGGGACGGCGCCCGCGTCGAGCACCCCGGCCGCTCCGACGGCCATTCGCCCGCGCCGCCGGGCTCGAGCGACCTCCACGCGCCGCGGCCGCCGGCCCGCTGA
- a CDS encoding DUF1957 domain-containing protein produces the protein MARGSLALVLHAHLPFVRHPEHEDFLEERWFYEAVTETYVPLLEMLEGLDRDRVPCRLTISLSPTLLGMLADRLLRARYLRHLDRLVELAEKEERRTRGDGQFHRIAELYLARFYRVRAIFLDEWQQDLVAAFRTYQEHGLIDVITCAATHGFLPLLAVNPAAVRAQVEVAAAEYRRFFGRSAEGFWLPECAYEPGLDAELARAGFRYFFVDTHGIAHASPRPVYGVYAPIACDSGVAAFGRDPDSSKQVWSAEEGYPGDFWYRDFYRDIGFDLDYEYVRPYLPPTGQRIHTGLKYHRITGKTDQKEPYDPERARVRAQAHAEHFVDTRIGQVDWLARHMERPPIIVCPYDAELFGHWWFEGPLWLGLVLRRLAGTPDLEAVTPGDDLTRHPTLQRATPAASTWGWKGYNEVWLSGQNDWIYRHLHASADRLHALCRRYPSADERTRRALSQALRELLLGQASDWAFMMSRDTTVEYAVRRTKDHLLRCQRLCAEVEQGAIDELRLAALEDTDNLFPALDYRVLL, from the coding sequence ATGGCGCGCGGAAGCCTCGCCCTCGTCCTGCACGCGCACCTGCCGTTCGTGCGCCACCCGGAGCACGAGGACTTCCTCGAGGAACGGTGGTTCTACGAGGCGGTGACCGAGACCTACGTCCCGCTGCTGGAGATGCTCGAGGGGCTCGACCGCGACCGCGTTCCCTGCCGCCTCACCATCTCGCTCAGCCCGACCCTCCTCGGCATGCTGGCCGATCGGCTGCTGCGCGCGCGTTACCTGCGCCATCTCGACCGGCTCGTCGAGCTGGCGGAGAAGGAAGAGCGGCGGACGCGCGGCGACGGCCAGTTCCACCGCATTGCCGAGCTGTACCTCGCCCGCTTCTACCGCGTGCGGGCGATCTTCCTCGACGAGTGGCAGCAGGATCTCGTCGCCGCCTTCCGGACCTACCAGGAGCACGGCCTGATCGACGTCATCACCTGCGCGGCGACGCACGGTTTTCTCCCGCTGCTGGCGGTGAATCCGGCCGCCGTACGCGCCCAGGTGGAGGTGGCGGCGGCCGAGTACCGCCGCTTCTTCGGCCGCTCGGCCGAGGGCTTCTGGCTGCCCGAATGCGCCTACGAACCCGGCCTCGATGCCGAGCTCGCGCGCGCCGGATTCCGCTACTTCTTCGTCGACACCCACGGCATCGCGCATGCCAGTCCCCGCCCGGTCTACGGCGTGTACGCGCCGATCGCGTGCGACTCCGGCGTGGCCGCCTTCGGTCGCGACCCCGACAGCTCCAAGCAGGTGTGGAGCGCCGAGGAAGGCTATCCGGGCGACTTCTGGTATCGCGATTTCTATCGCGACATCGGCTTCGACCTCGACTACGAGTACGTGCGCCCCTACCTGCCCCCTACCGGCCAGCGCATTCACACCGGCCTCAAGTATCACCGCATCACGGGCAAGACGGATCAGAAGGAGCCGTACGACCCCGAGCGGGCCCGGGTCCGTGCCCAGGCCCACGCCGAACACTTCGTCGACACCCGGATCGGGCAGGTGGACTGGCTGGCGCGCCACATGGAGCGTCCCCCCATCATCGTCTGCCCCTATGACGCCGAGCTGTTCGGCCACTGGTGGTTCGAAGGACCGCTGTGGCTCGGGCTGGTCCTGCGGCGGCTCGCCGGGACGCCTGACCTCGAGGCGGTGACGCCCGGCGACGACCTGACGCGCCACCCGACCCTCCAGCGCGCCACGCCGGCCGCGTCGACGTGGGGCTGGAAGGGCTACAACGAGGTCTGGCTCTCCGGCCAGAACGACTGGATCTACCGCCACCTGCACGCCAGCGCCGACCGGCTGCACGCGCTCTGCCGGCGCTACCCGAGCGCCGACGAGCGGACGCGGCGCGCGCTCAGCCAGGCGCTGCGGGAGCTGCTGCTCGGGCAGGCGAGCGACTGGGCCTTCATGATGTCGCGCGACACGACCGTCGAGTACGCCGTGCGCCGCACGAAGGACCACCTGCTGCGCTGCCAGCGTCTGTGCGCCGAGGTCGAGCAGGGCGCCATCGACGAGCTCCGGCTCGCCGCGCTCGAGGACACCGACAACCTCTTTCCGGCGCTCGACTACCGCGTCCTCCTCTAA
- a CDS encoding sulfite exporter TauE/SafE family protein produces MTRVLALVVGVAGGTLGGLVGLGGGFIMVPLMVYFLGMPQHEAQGTSLAILLPPVGVLSVLQYWRAGHVNIAVALWAAVGFLAGGWVGGTIAQLIAGRVLRRLFALLLLAFALDLFRR; encoded by the coding sequence ATGACGCGCGTGCTCGCGTTGGTCGTCGGCGTCGCGGGCGGAACGCTCGGCGGGCTCGTCGGCCTCGGCGGCGGCTTCATCATGGTCCCGCTCATGGTGTACTTCCTCGGGATGCCGCAGCACGAGGCGCAGGGCACGTCGCTCGCCATCCTGCTGCCGCCGGTCGGCGTCCTCTCCGTGCTCCAGTACTGGAGGGCGGGGCACGTGAACATCGCGGTGGCCCTCTGGGCCGCGGTCGGCTTCCTCGCGGGCGGCTGGGTGGGAGGCACCATCGCCCAACTGATCGCCGGCCGCGTCCTCCGCCGGCTCTTCGCCCTTCTCCTCTTGGCCTTCGCGCTCGATCTCTTCCGCCGCTGA
- a CDS encoding CoA transferase, translating into MVRRAPLAGLRVADFTWVWAGPFCTLQLAHLGAEVIRIETATRLCVTRLLPPYPRDMEPGPNRSGYFNQYNQGKKSITLDLKRPEAVAVARRLCAASDVVVENFAAGVMERMGLGYDVLRALRPDVVMIALSGYGATGPDRDKVSYGPAQVPLSGLSSVTGYRGWPPMHVGISYGDPTGGLHGAVAILAALLHRARTGEGQYIDLSQWESSMTVLPEAIVSWTMNGVAPPRDGNRDPHMAPHGIFRAAGDDRWIAVAIEDDAAWARFARCLGRPELADDARFATLVARKRHEDELEALVTEWTGTRTPEEATVRLQEAGIAAFTAATNRDVAEDPHLAAREFFVELPHPEVGVRRHIGVPWRMAASDCRVRRPAPCLGADTDQVLREACGCSEAEIADLRARQVLA; encoded by the coding sequence ATGGTCCGGCGCGCGCCGCTGGCGGGCCTGCGGGTCGCCGACTTCACGTGGGTGTGGGCAGGCCCGTTCTGCACGCTCCAGCTCGCGCACCTCGGCGCCGAGGTGATCCGCATCGAGACGGCGACCCGGCTCTGCGTCACGCGCCTGCTCCCGCCCTACCCGCGCGACATGGAGCCCGGCCCGAACCGGAGCGGCTACTTCAACCAGTACAATCAGGGCAAGAAGAGCATCACGCTCGATCTCAAGCGCCCCGAGGCGGTGGCCGTGGCCAGGCGGCTGTGCGCCGCGAGCGACGTCGTGGTCGAGAACTTCGCGGCCGGGGTCATGGAGCGCATGGGGCTCGGCTACGACGTGCTGCGCGCGCTCCGCCCCGACGTCGTCATGATCGCGCTGTCGGGCTACGGCGCGACGGGGCCCGACCGCGACAAGGTGTCGTACGGGCCGGCGCAGGTGCCGCTCTCCGGCCTCTCCTCGGTGACCGGCTACCGCGGCTGGCCGCCGATGCACGTCGGCATCTCGTACGGCGACCCGACGGGCGGCCTCCACGGCGCCGTCGCCATCCTCGCCGCCCTGCTCCATCGCGCCCGCACGGGCGAGGGGCAGTACATCGACCTCTCGCAGTGGGAGTCCTCGATGACCGTCCTGCCCGAGGCCATCGTCTCGTGGACGATGAACGGCGTGGCGCCCCCGCGCGACGGCAACCGGGACCCGCACATGGCGCCCCACGGCATCTTCCGCGCCGCGGGCGACGATCGCTGGATCGCCGTCGCGATCGAGGACGACGCGGCGTGGGCGCGGTTCGCGCGCTGCCTCGGCCGTCCGGAGCTCGCCGACGACGCGCGCTTCGCCACCCTGGTGGCACGCAAGCGCCACGAAGACGAGCTCGAGGCCCTGGTGACGGAGTGGACGGGGACGCGCACGCCCGAGGAGGCAACGGTCCGGCTCCAGGAGGCGGGGATCGCCGCCTTCACGGCCGCCACCAACCGCGACGTCGCCGAAGACCCGCACCTCGCCGCCCGCGAATTCTTCGTGGAGCTCCCGCATCCCGAGGTCGGGGTGCGCCGGCACATCGGCGTGCCCTGGCGGATGGCGGCGAGCGACTGCCGCGTCCGCCGGCCGGCCCCGTGCCTCGGCGCCGACACCGACCAGGTGCTGCGCGAGGCGTGCGGCTGCTCGGAGGCCGAGATCGCCGACCTGAGAGCGCGCCAGGTCCTCGCCTGA